A window of the Streptomyces luomodiensis genome harbors these coding sequences:
- a CDS encoding class I adenylate-forming enzyme family protein: MDPYAEAVGHRSPHHDADPLPAPFPQALIDAFRARPELPAFEHRSGTVSRGAVLELIGRCADGLRAAGLGPGRSVAVATDVTPEGFAVLLAAYAVGCRVTGLRPGMPPAHLEYVLSDGIDALVADETGAALELPAATGDVTVLRLGEDLLDAHPKAVGELTAQGRPDDIALVTLTSGSTGRPKGCAQTYRSLSLNWAWQPARWTERTARLAAGYRRFLLFGTLSSAVIFEHLGVCLLGGGTAVIPEPPLAFPQVFERHRITGCLMTVARLHHVLDVLRTDPVDVSSLQVLLVAGSPLAPHRFAEAARRLGPVVHQGYGQTETGMLTLLTPDDLAQWPGRLYDSVGRAWSGVEISVRDPEERPVPAGTTGEIWVRTDSAMAGYWQDEERTREVLRGGWVRTRDVGHLDGHGFLRLTGRARDVVIINAIVHYAGAIERALAAHPDVDQAYVVAAPDERTGEAAHAFVVPAEGREPDLDAVRALVARELGEASVPATVTVVAEVPLAASGKPDKRALLSRVSGPLEAS; the protein is encoded by the coding sequence ATGGACCCGTACGCCGAAGCCGTCGGTCACAGATCCCCCCACCACGACGCCGACCCCCTCCCGGCCCCCTTCCCCCAGGCCCTCATCGACGCCTTCCGCGCGCGGCCGGAGCTGCCCGCCTTCGAACACCGGTCGGGCACCGTCTCCCGGGGCGCGGTGCTGGAGCTGATCGGCCGGTGCGCGGACGGGCTGCGGGCGGCGGGGCTCGGGCCGGGACGGTCGGTCGCGGTGGCCACCGATGTGACGCCGGAGGGTTTCGCGGTGCTCCTGGCGGCCTACGCGGTGGGCTGCCGGGTGACGGGGCTGCGGCCCGGGATGCCCCCGGCGCATCTGGAGTACGTCCTCTCCGACGGCATCGACGCCCTGGTGGCCGACGAGACCGGTGCGGCCCTCGAGCTGCCGGCCGCCACGGGCGACGTGACCGTGTTACGGCTGGGCGAGGACCTGCTGGACGCCCACCCGAAGGCCGTGGGGGAGCTGACCGCCCAGGGCCGTCCCGACGACATCGCCCTGGTGACACTCACCAGCGGCAGCACCGGACGCCCCAAGGGCTGCGCCCAGACCTACCGTTCGCTCTCCCTCAACTGGGCGTGGCAGCCCGCGCGCTGGACCGAACGGACCGCGCGGCTCGCGGCGGGCTATCGGCGGTTCCTGCTCTTCGGCACCCTGAGCAGCGCGGTGATCTTCGAACACCTGGGGGTCTGTCTGCTGGGCGGTGGCACCGCCGTCATCCCCGAGCCGCCCCTGGCCTTCCCGCAGGTCTTCGAGCGCCACCGGATCACCGGGTGTCTGATGACCGTCGCCCGGCTGCACCACGTACTGGACGTCCTGCGCACCGATCCCGTCGACGTCAGCAGCCTCCAGGTGCTGCTGGTGGCCGGGTCCCCGCTCGCCCCGCACCGGTTCGCGGAGGCGGCCCGGCGGCTGGGCCCGGTGGTCCACCAGGGGTACGGGCAGACGGAGACCGGCATGCTCACCCTGCTCACCCCGGACGACCTGGCCCAGTGGCCGGGCCGGCTGTACGACTCGGTGGGCCGGGCGTGGTCCGGGGTGGAGATCAGCGTCCGCGACCCCGAGGAGCGGCCGGTGCCCGCCGGGACCACCGGCGAGATATGGGTCCGCACCGACTCCGCGATGGCGGGCTACTGGCAGGATGAGGAGCGCACCCGGGAGGTCCTGCGGGGCGGGTGGGTGCGCACCCGCGATGTCGGCCACCTGGACGGCCACGGCTTTCTGCGGCTCACCGGACGCGCCCGGGACGTGGTCATCATCAACGCCATCGTGCACTACGCCGGGGCGATCGAACGGGCGCTGGCGGCCCATCCCGATGTCGACCAGGCGTATGTGGTGGCCGCGCCCGATGAGCGCACCGGTGAGGCCGCGCATGCCTTCGTCGTCCCGGCCGAGGGCCGGGAACCGGACCTCGACGCCGTACGCGCCCTGGTGGCACGGGAGTTGGGGGAGGCGAGCGTCCCCGCCACCGTCACCGTCGTGGCCGAGGTGCCCCTGGCGGCGAGCGGCAAACCGGACAAGCGGGCGCTGCTGTCGCGGGTGTCCGGGCCGCTGGAGGCGTCGTGA
- a CDS encoding cation:proton antiporter: MTPTELAPAFFIAAVVILLTCRLVVLVAGRFGQPPVVGEMIAGVVLGPSLFGLLAPDASDAVFPPELTPVLYVAGQIGLVALMFHAGYAFRAHASRGLAGTAVAVSSAGVAVPLLLGVGLTFASHGHVGIFVDGVSVWVTAAFVGVALAITAFPMLARIITEQGLSGTRHGSLSLASGATDDAAAWLLLAGVLSVASERTGPIVKALGGSLVFVAVLFLVGRRLLVWIVTRPGLSDETRLLFTVAVLFCGAWFTDTIQLYAVFGAFCVGLAMPRHEAAERVVRTIQGPTQVIFVPMFFTYSGLNTRFDVFADPAVMAFGAACVVLASVGKFGGCWAAAKLCGESGPVAVRVGALMNARGLMQLIALNIGLSAGIVGDELFAALVLVALVTTVMTVPVLNWLDRRDARSRPAGEPSGTAAAVPAGS; encoded by the coding sequence ATGACTCCCACAGAGCTCGCCCCCGCCTTCTTCATCGCCGCCGTGGTGATCCTGCTGACCTGCCGTCTGGTGGTGCTGGTGGCGGGCCGGTTCGGCCAGCCGCCGGTGGTCGGGGAGATGATCGCCGGAGTGGTGCTCGGCCCGTCCCTCTTCGGGCTGCTGGCGCCGGACGCGTCGGACGCGGTCTTCCCGCCGGAGCTCACGCCGGTGCTGTACGTGGCCGGACAGATCGGCCTGGTGGCCCTGATGTTCCACGCGGGATACGCGTTCCGGGCCCATGCGAGCCGGGGGCTGGCCGGAACCGCGGTGGCGGTCTCCTCCGCCGGGGTGGCGGTCCCGCTGCTGCTGGGCGTGGGGCTGACCTTCGCGTCCCACGGCCACGTCGGCATCTTCGTCGACGGCGTCTCGGTCTGGGTGACCGCGGCCTTCGTCGGGGTCGCGCTCGCCATCACCGCGTTCCCGATGCTGGCGCGCATCATCACCGAGCAGGGGCTGTCCGGCACCCGGCACGGCTCGCTGTCCCTCGCCTCGGGGGCCACCGATGACGCGGCCGCCTGGCTCCTCCTCGCCGGGGTGCTGAGCGTGGCCTCGGAGAGGACCGGGCCGATCGTCAAGGCGCTGGGCGGTTCGCTGGTCTTCGTGGCCGTCCTGTTCCTGGTGGGGCGGCGGCTGCTGGTGTGGATCGTGACCAGGCCGGGGCTGAGCGACGAGACCCGGCTGCTGTTCACGGTCGCGGTGCTGTTCTGCGGCGCCTGGTTCACCGACACCATCCAGCTGTACGCCGTCTTCGGGGCGTTCTGCGTCGGGCTGGCCATGCCCCGCCACGAGGCGGCCGAGCGGGTGGTGCGGACCATCCAGGGTCCGACCCAGGTGATCTTCGTGCCGATGTTCTTCACCTACTCCGGTCTCAACACCCGCTTCGACGTGTTCGCGGACCCGGCCGTGATGGCCTTCGGCGCGGCCTGCGTCGTCCTCGCGTCGGTGGGCAAGTTCGGCGGCTGCTGGGCGGCCGCCAAGCTGTGCGGGGAGTCCGGTCCGGTGGCGGTCAGGGTCGGTGCCCTGATGAACGCGCGCGGGCTGATGCAGCTCATCGCGCTCAACATCGGGCTGTCGGCCGGGATCGTCGGCGACGAGCTGTTCGCCGCGCTGGTCCTGGTGGCCCTGGTGACCACGGTGATGACGGTCCCGGTGCTCAACTGGCTGGACCGCCGGGACGCCAGGTCCCGGCCGGCCGGGGAACCGAGCGGCACCGCGGCGGCGGTGCCGGCCGGGAGCTGA